A genomic stretch from Aedes albopictus strain Foshan chromosome 2, AalbF5, whole genome shotgun sequence includes:
- the LOC115257017 gene encoding uncharacterized protein LOC115257017, with protein MSETESDLSFEEASGRLSVVGDTDPRDSEKVRIPRANDLPPNVADRRKKQSVKLKMEEQYRAEIEALKEELAQIKLSTQTASQAVASSSSMGNLTRMPDFRELKEYVSTFDPKVPSCLAADIWVKSIDDTGDVYQWSSAVRLHCARLNLGGCAKLWLDSCPSAMRDWATFKIEIVKGFPSKKNPIYYHNLLSSRKWKTGETVEEYVYEMMALGRKGGFDEETTVTYITSGLRQYVKRSGMALSKVSTVEQLLEELRWIDTVDAVAVTKVADTTPTVYSAQRKGESSSEVCFQCHQAGHIARRCPRVMCHLCKRDGHMRNECPNVGPKRDVKASTPRPIRVVDQKSAFVKNVLVGGVSMRALVDTGGKVSTIQEKFAKNVGEVKPSQKVLRGFGKKEINVTSKVCAELQVDGVSLPVELQVVPTWVQDTAVILGEDIIDSDGLVMVKRKGDVKFEWEAPQKHQRPPREPRQRDSSVESAIAHMYAIDIDSKVEAITEDQINSDGSDECNSRLCELITNYRDCFAVNMREMGRATSAEMKISLMSAEPVFVKPRKLEYARESVLTELVHELLEAGIIAETESPYNSQVVLVPKKNNEFRMAIDYRLLNSRTIKDKFPMPDIESCLQKLAGADMFITVDLYSGYYQIPLEPESQNYTAFSTVDGHYRFLRMPFGLANGCAVFQRAMNKIVEKLRKQKVIIVAYIDDLILWGESEEELLFKFERLLVALREEGFTINLKKSYFFMRRVEVLGFEVSAEGFFRRFVQDYSIIAEPLFRLLRKEAEFVWEVEQQRAFEKLKQLLVRRPVLVLYDRSKLCAGTAAFSNRPSRFSSIPRCC; from the exons ATGAGTGAGACTGAAAGTGATCTATCATTTGAAGAAGCTTCAGGTCGCCTGAGTGTCGTTGGCGACACAGACCCGAGAGATTCGGAGAAGGTCAGAATCCCGAGAGCAAACGATTTACCGCCAAACGTAGCCGATCGAAGAAAGAAGCAATCTGTGAAGTTGAAGATGGAAGAGCAATATAGAGCCGAGATAGAAGCTCTCAAAGAGGAGCTTGCTCAGATTAAATTGTCGACTCAAACTGCGTCGCAGGCCGTAGCCAGCTCAAGCAGTATGGGGAACCTCACACGAATGCCTGATTTTCGCGAGTTGAAGGAGTATGTGTCGACGTTTGATCCGAAAGTTCCCTCATGTCTAGCTGCGGACATATGGGTGAAGTCTATAGATGATACTGgggatgtgtatcagtggtcaagtGCGGTTCGACTTCATTGTGCTCGGTTAAATCTCGGTGGCTGTGCAAAGTTGTGGTTGGATAGCTGTCCAAGTGCGATGCGAGATTGGGCAACCTTCAAGATTGAGATCGTGAAAGGCTTTCCATCTAAGAAGAACCCAATATACTACCACAACTTGCTTTCGTCTCGTAAGTGGAAGACTGGAGAGACTGTGGAAGAATACGTCTATGAAATGATGGCATTGGGACGGAAAGGTGGATTTGACGAAGAAACCACGGTGACGTACATTACAAGTGGCCTCCGGCAATATGTGAAGCGGTCAGGGATGGCTCTCAGCAAAGTGTCTACGGTTGAACAGTTGCTTGAGGAGTTGCGATGGATTGACACTGTTGATGCGGTGGCAGTTACCAAAGTAGCAGATACGACGCCAACTGTCTACAGTGCTCAGCGAAAAGGTGAATCGTCATCAGAAGTGTGCTTTCAGTGTCACCAAGCGGGACATATCGCGCGCCGTTGTCCAAGAGTGATGTGCCATCTGTGCAAAAGGGATGGGCATATGAGAAATGAATGTCCTAACGTTGGTCCTAAACGTGATGTGAAAGCTTCCACACCCCGACCGATTCGTGTTGTAGACCAGAAAAGTGCTTTCGTAAAAAATGTGTTAGTGGGCGGAGTATCGATGAGAGCGCTAGTGGATACGGGTGGCAAGGTTTCTACGATACAAGAAAAGTTTGCGAAGAACGTCGGTGAGGTAAAACCCAGCCAAAAAGTGCTCCGTGGATTCGGGAAAAAGGAAATCAACGTGACCTCGAAAGTTTGCGCTGAGTTGCAGGTTGATGGGGTGTCCTTACCGGTGGAGCTGCAGGTCGTGCCAACCTGGGTCCAAGACACGGCGGTGATTTTGGGCGAAGATATCATCGACAGTGATGGATTGGTGATGGTGAAACGCAAGGGGGATGTGAAGTTCGAATGGGAAGCGCCACAAAAACACCAACGACCCCCTCGTGAGCCTCGGCAACGAGATAGCAGTGTAGAATCGGCGATTGCGCATATGTATGCGATAGACATTGACTCGAAAGTGGAAGCGATAACCGAGGATCAGATCAACAGTGATGGATCGGATGAGTGCAATTCGCGGTTGTGTGAGTTGATAACGAACTACAGAGATTGTTTTGCGGTGAACATGAGAGAGATGGGTCGGGCTACATCGGCCGAGATGAAAATTAGTTTGATGAGTGCTGAGCCTGTGTTCGTAAAACCCCGAAAACTGGAATACGCCCGAGAGAGTGTTTTGACTGAGTTAGTACACGAATTGTTGGAAGCTGGTATTATTGCCGAAACTGAGTCGCCCTATAATAGCCAAGTGGTGTTGGTACCGAAAAAGAACAACGAGTTCCGGATGGCTATTGACTATCGGTTACTCAACTCCCGAACAATAAAGGACAAGTTCCCAATGCCCGATATTGAGTCGTGTCTCCAGAAGTTGGCAGGAGCAGATATGTTCATTACCGTAGATTTGTACAGTGGATATTACCAAATACCACTGGAGCCCGAGAGTCAGAACTATACCGCGTTTTCAACAGTAGACGGTCACTATCGGTTCCTACGAATGCCGTTCGGCTTGGCGAATGGGTGCGCGGTGTTCCAGAGAGCGATGAACAAAATAGTGGAAAAGCTGAGAAAGCAGAAGGTTATTATCGTGGCTTACATCGATGACCTGATCCTGTGGGGGGAAAGTGAGGAAGAGCTGCTATTCAAATTTGAGAGATTGCTAGTGGCTTTGCGTGAAGAAGGTTTCACCATAAACCTGAAGAAAAGCTACTTTTTTATGCGCCGGGTTGAGGTTTTGGGATTTGAAGTCAGTGCTGAAG GATTCTTCAGGAGATTCGTGCAGGACTACAGTATCATAGCGGAACCGCTGTTCCGCTTGCTGCGGAAAGAAGCCGAGTTTGTGTGGGAGGTTGAACAACAGCGAGCATTCGAAAAGCTCAAGCAACTTTTAGTGCGAAGACCTGTGCTTGTGCTCTACGATCGCAGCAAGCTGTGCGCCGGAACGGCTGCGTTTTCAAATCGTCCGTCACGTTTTTCCTCGATTCCGCGTTGTTGTTGA